In the genome of Treponema pedis, one region contains:
- the nadD gene encoding nicotinate (nicotinamide) nucleotide adenylyltransferase has protein sequence MKLAVLGGSFNPVHLGHIALASSVIKELGYDKIAVVPAYISPFKRRQALYKKDLAGALRPSVKDRIKMIELAIEGNFKFYCEKYEIDKEGVSYTIDTIGYLYKKFSVPNEISDKPLTGKIGLIIGDDLARSFALWKDSDKIIEKTDVIVGRRGVSGMLSFDFPFIELKNPILPISSTQIRKAISEEKDFKAFVPPAVYEYIREHGLYK, from the coding sequence ATGAAGCTCGCTGTTTTGGGCGGCTCTTTTAATCCCGTTCATTTAGGGCATATTGCCTTAGCTTCCTCAGTGATTAAGGAACTGGGTTATGATAAAATTGCCGTAGTACCGGCATATATTTCGCCTTTTAAACGAAGACAGGCCTTATATAAAAAAGATTTGGCAGGCGCACTCCGTCCTTCCGTAAAAGACAGAATTAAAATGATTGAACTTGCAATAGAAGGCAATTTTAAATTTTATTGCGAAAAATATGAGATAGATAAAGAGGGCGTTTCATACACTATAGATACAATAGGCTATCTTTATAAAAAATTCTCGGTTCCGAATGAAATTTCAGATAAACCTTTAACCGGAAAAATAGGTCTTATTATAGGCGATGACTTAGCCCGTTCTTTTGCTCTTTGGAAAGATTCCGATAAAATTATAGAAAAAACCGATGTTATCGTAGGAAGGCGCGGAGTAAGCGGAATGCTTTCTTTTGATTTTCCGTTTATAGAATTAAAAAACCCGATTTTACCGATTTCTTCAACTCAAATACGTAAAGCAATTTCGGAAGAAAAAGATTTTAAAGCTTTTGTACCGCCTGCCGTTTATGAATATATACGGGAACACGGCCTTTATAAATAA
- a CDS encoding DUF3343 domain-containing protein produces the protein MKNHYLFFEDSKTAISFYSEIKKAGVKCTMAPTPRAAGTCCGVSILYYNPSDKSIIEQTAEHTKTRIQKFWDCENEDNPYRNRFC, from the coding sequence ATGAAAAACCATTATTTATTTTTTGAAGATTCTAAAACGGCAATTTCCTTTTATTCCGAAATAAAAAAAGCGGGAGTAAAATGCACTATGGCGCCTACTCCGCGAGCAGCCGGCACCTGCTGCGGCGTAAGTATTTTATATTATAATCCTTCCGATAAAAGCATAATAGAGCAAACCGCCGAGCATACAAAAACCCGTATTCAAAAATTTTGGGATTGCGAAAATGAAGATAACCCGTACAGAAACAGGTTTTGTTAA
- a CDS encoding valine--tRNA ligase, translating into MSEKLSAIEMEKAYNPKEFEERIYDKWEKSGCFKPVKKEGTKNTFTVVIPPPNVTGVLHMGHALDETLQDVAVRYHRMKGDETLWIPGTDHAGIATQNVVEKQLKQEGKTRRDLGRDAFIKRTWQVKDAHHKIITKQLRKMGASVDWSRERFTLDEGLSKAVREVFVSLYEKGLIYEGNYLVNWCPSCGTALSDDEVEHEEKKGAMYHIYYELEDGACLPDGSAKIEIATTRPETLLGDTAVAVHPEDGRYSSLVGKFVKLPLTDKKIPIIADEYVDKEFGTGVVKITPAHDPNDWEVGKRHNLPVVNILNPDGTLNDEVPEKYRGLTPEKARKAVLTDLENLNLFKAEEKIKHSVGCCYRCGTHIEPYVSKQWFVKMQPLAKKALEAWQRGELKFYPKKWENTYSHWLNNIRDWCISRQLWWGHRIPVWYCDDCGKMTVSRTDILECPHCKSKKLHQDEDVLDTWFSSWLWPFSTLGWPEKTKDIERFYPTKALVTGYDIIFFWVSRMIMAGLEFTEQVPFSDIFLHGLVRDKQGRKMSKSLGNGIDPLNIIEEYGADAMKFTLTFMCAQGQDILIDGEAFKFGSKFANKIWNASRYILMNLEGRTIVPVERKDLKELDRWIYHELNEAAKSVSLALDGYRYNDASQTVYEFFWNNFCDWYVEGTKLSFKNGDEAEKNRAASVLLAVLEESLRLLHPFLAFVTEEIYSKLPKNCAEGALPRFEVLMTASYPTEKKERIDESACKRFRAMQEIVRSIRALRTECGIDPQLKLKTSLFIEKSSPAEAAFENTEIIKMLSGLAELNFIQSLEEKPASSIGTAGAGFEAFLITGEAVDIAQLKVRFTKELEKNTANAAKIEAKLKTENFVKNAPEEVIAGEKEKLEQLLRMCGKLKGYLKALE; encoded by the coding sequence ATGTCAGAAAAATTAAGCGCAATTGAAATGGAAAAAGCTTACAATCCTAAAGAATTTGAAGAACGTATTTACGATAAGTGGGAAAAAAGCGGCTGTTTTAAACCCGTTAAAAAAGAAGGCACAAAAAATACGTTTACGGTAGTTATTCCTCCGCCCAATGTTACAGGTGTTTTACACATGGGACATGCTCTTGATGAAACTTTACAAGATGTGGCAGTGCGCTATCACAGAATGAAAGGCGATGAAACTCTTTGGATACCCGGAACCGACCATGCCGGAATTGCAACACAAAATGTCGTTGAAAAGCAGCTTAAACAGGAAGGCAAAACGCGCCGCGATTTGGGAAGAGATGCTTTTATAAAACGCACGTGGCAGGTAAAAGACGCTCATCATAAAATTATAACAAAGCAGCTGCGTAAAATGGGAGCTTCGGTAGATTGGTCAAGAGAAAGATTTACCTTAGATGAGGGGCTTTCAAAAGCGGTACGGGAAGTTTTTGTTTCTCTTTACGAAAAAGGTCTTATTTACGAGGGTAACTATCTTGTAAACTGGTGTCCTTCTTGCGGGACGGCCCTTTCCGATGATGAAGTGGAACACGAAGAAAAAAAAGGGGCAATGTATCATATTTATTACGAGCTTGAAGACGGGGCTTGTTTACCGGACGGCTCCGCAAAAATTGAAATTGCTACAACGCGTCCTGAAACGCTTTTAGGCGATACGGCAGTTGCCGTTCATCCCGAAGACGGCCGCTACTCCTCCCTTGTAGGAAAATTCGTAAAACTTCCTCTTACGGATAAAAAAATACCCATAATAGCGGACGAATACGTAGACAAAGAATTCGGTACTGGTGTTGTAAAAATTACTCCGGCTCACGATCCGAACGACTGGGAAGTAGGAAAAAGGCATAACCTGCCCGTCGTAAATATTTTAAATCCTGACGGCACCTTAAATGACGAAGTACCGGAAAAATATCGGGGGCTTACACCTGAAAAAGCGCGAAAAGCAGTTCTTACCGATTTGGAAAATTTAAATCTTTTTAAAGCGGAAGAAAAAATTAAGCACTCGGTAGGCTGCTGCTACAGGTGCGGCACCCATATAGAACCCTACGTTTCAAAACAGTGGTTTGTAAAAATGCAGCCTCTTGCAAAAAAAGCTCTTGAAGCATGGCAAAGAGGAGAATTGAAATTCTATCCCAAAAAATGGGAAAACACTTATTCTCATTGGCTTAATAATATCCGTGATTGGTGTATTTCACGCCAACTGTGGTGGGGGCACCGCATTCCCGTTTGGTATTGCGATGACTGCGGTAAAATGACGGTAAGCCGCACGGATATTTTAGAATGCCCTCATTGTAAATCAAAAAAACTTCATCAAGATGAAGACGTCCTTGATACTTGGTTTTCAAGCTGGCTTTGGCCGTTTTCAACTCTCGGTTGGCCTGAAAAAACAAAGGACATTGAACGTTTTTACCCTACAAAGGCCTTAGTTACAGGTTACGATATTATTTTCTTTTGGGTTTCAAGAATGATAATGGCCGGTTTGGAATTTACGGAACAAGTTCCTTTTAGCGATATTTTTCTTCACGGGCTTGTACGCGACAAACAGGGCAGAAAAATGAGTAAATCTCTCGGCAACGGTATTGACCCGCTTAATATTATAGAAGAATACGGTGCGGACGCTATGAAATTTACCCTTACCTTTATGTGTGCCCAAGGGCAGGATATTTTAATAGACGGCGAGGCTTTTAAATTCGGCTCCAAATTTGCAAATAAAATTTGGAACGCATCCCGCTATATTCTTATGAATCTTGAAGGGAGAACGATTGTTCCGGTAGAAAGAAAAGATTTAAAAGAGCTTGACCGATGGATTTATCATGAATTAAACGAGGCTGCAAAGTCGGTGAGCCTTGCTCTTGACGGCTACCGCTATAACGATGCTTCTCAAACCGTATACGAATTCTTTTGGAATAACTTTTGCGACTGGTATGTAGAAGGAACGAAACTTTCGTTTAAAAACGGCGATGAAGCGGAAAAAAACCGAGCCGCTTCCGTTTTGCTTGCTGTCCTTGAAGAAAGTTTAAGACTTTTGCACCCGTTTTTGGCCTTCGTTACGGAAGAAATTTACTCAAAACTCCCTAAAAATTGTGCCGAAGGAGCCTTGCCGCGCTTTGAAGTTTTAATGACCGCTTCTTACCCTACGGAAAAAAAGGAGCGCATAGATGAGAGCGCCTGCAAACGTTTTAGAGCTATGCAGGAAATTGTACGCAGTATCAGAGCCTTGCGCACCGAATGCGGAATCGATCCTCAGCTTAAACTTAAAACTTCACTTTTTATAGAAAAATCTTCGCCTGCCGAAGCCGCTTTTGAAAATACCGAAATAATAAAAATGCTTTCAGGGCTTGCAGAGCTTAATTTTATTCAAAGCCTTGAAGAAAAACCGGCTTCTTCAATCGGAACAGCAGGAGCGGGCTTTGAAGCCTTTTTAATTACCGGCGAGGCGGTTGATATTGCTCAATTAAAGGTGCGGTTTACCAAAGAACTCGAAAAAAATACTGCAAACGCAGCAAAAATTGAAGCAAAGTTAAAAACGGAAAACTTTGTGAAAAATGCGCCTGAAGAAGTTATTGCAGGCGAAAAAGAAAAACTGGAACAGCTTTTGCGCATGTGCGGAAAATTAAAAGGCTACTTAAAAGCTCTTGAGTAA
- a CDS encoding ribosomal-processing cysteine protease Prp: MIKILLVSNEENEFSKFESGGHAGQAAAGSDIVCSAVTVLLKTAVLSLISAEKSGSGLKIKVKAKTRGKLSAEVLSFSQEDKPRLRYLFEFLTMGLISVKEQYPDCLDLQIKEGAKSPFNKIFGGLYGT; the protein is encoded by the coding sequence ATGATAAAAATTCTGCTTGTTTCAAATGAAGAAAATGAATTTTCTAAGTTTGAATCCGGCGGACATGCAGGACAGGCGGCGGCAGGGAGCGATATTGTTTGTTCCGCCGTTACCGTTCTGTTAAAAACGGCGGTTTTAAGTCTTATTTCCGCAGAAAAAAGCGGTTCGGGCTTAAAAATTAAGGTAAAAGCGAAAACTCGGGGTAAACTTTCGGCGGAAGTTTTAAGTTTTTCTCAAGAAGATAAACCGAGATTACGCTATTTGTTTGAATTTTTAACAATGGGTTTAATATCCGTAAAGGAACAATATCCCGATTGTTTGGATTTACAAATAAAAGAAGGGGCAAAAAGCCCGTTTAATAAGATTTTCGGAGGATTATATGGCACGTAA
- a CDS encoding RidA family protein, with the protein MKEIIATTKAPAAIGPYSQGIKANGLVFTSGQLPLDPATGAFPEGIAAQTRQSLLNVKAILEQAGTSLGNVIKTTVFLSDMNNFAEMNKVYSEIFGEEKHPARSAVEVARLPKDALVEIEVIALA; encoded by the coding sequence ATGAAAGAAATTATTGCAACTACTAAGGCGCCTGCGGCTATAGGGCCTTATTCTCAAGGAATTAAGGCGAACGGTTTGGTTTTTACATCGGGACAGCTTCCCCTTGACCCTGCAACCGGAGCCTTCCCCGAAGGTATCGCCGCTCAAACGCGTCAGTCTTTATTAAACGTAAAAGCTATATTGGAACAGGCTGGAACAAGTCTTGGAAATGTTATAAAAACAACCGTTTTTTTAAGCGATATGAATAATTTTGCCGAGATGAATAAGGTTTATTCTGAAATTTTCGGTGAAGAAAAACACCCTGCCCGCTCTGCGGTAGAAGTTGCCCGCCTTCCGAAAGATGCCCTTGTCGAGATTGAAGTAATTGCTCTTGCGTAA
- a CDS encoding acyl-CoA dehydratase activase — MYYAGIDIGSTASKTVIMDGTKQNILYKKILPSGWNSKETGLTIFDWIKETLNGAKVTITATGYGRISVPFADKTVTEITCHGKGAYFLCKKDLTVIDIGGQDTKIIILKNGNVTDFIMNDKCSAGTGKFLEIMANRLGVSLEEMFTLASKGKDINLSSTCTVFAESEVISLMGKGTPREDIAMGVINQIVSKVISLVNRKPLSENYFLTGGFGGSTFVINEIEKKLKKKVFSDKLSVYAGALGACLLGK; from the coding sequence ATGTATTACGCAGGAATTGACATAGGCTCTACGGCAAGCAAAACCGTCATTATGGACGGAACAAAACAAAATATTCTCTACAAAAAAATCCTTCCTTCAGGCTGGAACAGTAAGGAAACGGGGCTTACAATTTTCGATTGGATAAAAGAAACTTTAAACGGAGCAAAAGTAACAATTACGGCAACGGGCTACGGAAGAATAAGCGTTCCCTTTGCCGATAAAACCGTAACCGAAATTACCTGCCACGGGAAAGGCGCATACTTTTTATGCAAAAAGGATTTAACCGTTATCGACATAGGCGGACAGGACACAAAAATAATTATTTTAAAAAACGGAAACGTTACGGATTTTATTATGAACGATAAGTGTTCCGCAGGAACCGGCAAGTTTTTAGAAATTATGGCAAACAGATTAGGTGTAAGTTTGGAAGAAATGTTTACGCTCGCTTCTAAAGGAAAGGATATAAATTTATCTTCCACTTGTACAGTATTTGCGGAATCTGAAGTTATTTCGTTAATGGGAAAGGGAACTCCGCGTGAAGATATTGCAATGGGTGTAATAAATCAAATTGTTTCAAAAGTAATTTCACTTGTAAACAGAAAACCTCTTTCCGAAAATTATTTTTTAACGGGCGGTTTCGGCGGCAGCACCTTTGTAATAAACGAAATTGAAAAAAAATTAAAGAAAAAAGTTTTTTCCGATAAACTTTCAGTTTATGCGGGAGCCTTAGGAGCCTGCCTTTTGGGAAAATAG
- the obgE gene encoding GTPase ObgE gives MVKFADESKIRVSSGKGGNGCIAFRREKYVPMGGPAGGDGGRGGDLIFEIRRNMRTLVHLRHKRVFKARNGGGGEGSQRFGKKGEDCIIPLPPGCLIKDAETGKILLDFGDAEEGRFVFLKGGNGGWGNCHFKSSTNQAPKTALPGQEGETREIIVELNIIADIGLVGFPNAGKSSLLDYFTNARPKIAPYPFTTKIPNLGVLRVDDERDIIIADIPGILEGASEGVGLGLRFLKHISRSAGLAFLIDLSDDNYLKAYEVLCKELETYSPELAGKKRIIIATKLDLPDTKERLAELKKSLPEHSILGISVYNNWGLDEVKKAFILLADEMQKIKAEKEDSLDPYAVNENFMEAELDDFSYEKNDENREEISFGATVSLSRKRKPKK, from the coding sequence ATGGTAAAATTTGCAGATGAATCTAAGATACGCGTTTCTTCGGGGAAGGGCGGCAACGGCTGTATAGCATTCCGTCGGGAAAAGTATGTTCCGATGGGAGGCCCTGCGGGCGGAGACGGCGGGCGAGGCGGAGACCTTATTTTTGAGATACGCCGTAATATGCGTACTCTGGTTCATTTAAGACATAAACGGGTTTTTAAAGCCCGAAACGGCGGCGGAGGGGAAGGGTCTCAGCGTTTCGGTAAAAAGGGAGAAGACTGTATTATTCCTCTTCCGCCGGGCTGTCTTATAAAAGATGCCGAAACCGGTAAGATTCTTTTGGATTTCGGCGATGCGGAAGAAGGCCGCTTTGTTTTTTTAAAGGGCGGTAACGGCGGGTGGGGTAACTGCCATTTTAAAAGTTCCACAAATCAAGCTCCGAAAACGGCTCTTCCCGGTCAAGAAGGCGAAACCAGAGAAATTATAGTTGAGCTTAACATTATAGCCGATATAGGTTTGGTAGGTTTTCCCAATGCGGGAAAATCTTCTCTTTTGGACTATTTTACCAACGCACGCCCTAAAATTGCGCCTTATCCGTTTACAACAAAAATACCTAACCTTGGAGTTTTACGAGTTGACGATGAGCGTGATATAATAATTGCCGACATTCCCGGTATTCTTGAAGGAGCTTCCGAAGGAGTCGGGTTGGGGTTGCGTTTTTTAAAACATATTTCCCGCTCGGCAGGCTTGGCTTTTTTAATCGACCTTTCCGATGATAATTATTTAAAAGCCTATGAGGTTCTTTGTAAAGAGCTTGAAACTTATTCTCCGGAATTGGCCGGTAAAAAACGGATTATAATTGCGACAAAGCTTGATTTACCGGATACGAAAGAAAGGCTTGCGGAATTAAAAAAATCACTGCCTGAACACAGCATCTTAGGCATTTCGGTTTATAATAATTGGGGCTTGGACGAGGTGAAAAAAGCCTTTATCCTTCTTGCCGACGAAATGCAAAAAATAAAAGCGGAAAAAGAGGACTCCTTAGACCCGTATGCCGTAAATGAAAATTTTATGGAAGCGGAATTAGACGATTTTTCTTACGAAAAAAACGATGAAAATCGGGAAGAAATATCTTTCGGTGCAACTGTCAGTTTAAGCCGTAAAAGGAAGCCGAAAAAATGA
- the rplU gene encoding 50S ribosomal protein L21, with translation MYALIEYKGKQYKAEKGAKIVVDKLTSEAGSKIDIDTVLLVSDGDKISVGSPYVSGAKVSATVGNTFRSRKVIIHKHKAKKNYHRTQGHRQGYTCITIDDITG, from the coding sequence ATGTACGCACTTATTGAGTATAAAGGTAAGCAGTATAAGGCTGAAAAGGGTGCAAAAATCGTTGTCGATAAACTTACTTCCGAGGCGGGAAGCAAAATCGATATCGATACCGTACTTTTAGTAAGCGACGGAGATAAAATCAGTGTCGGCTCTCCGTATGTAAGCGGTGCAAAGGTTTCGGCTACCGTAGGTAATACTTTCCGAAGCAGAAAGGTAATTATTCATAAACATAAGGCTAAGAAAAATTATCACAGAACGCAAGGACACAGACAAGGTTATACCTGCATTACCATTGACGATATTACAGGTTAA
- a CDS encoding TrmH family RNA methyltransferase, which produces MGKKFLKELPVCGFEAVKALGKYHPEKISRLFFAENRVKQFGGLCKYLAENKKLYRIVSDEELEKLSESVHHQGVTAMIFEPIIPRLEHAQIEDWQKEGASVLVLDEVGNANNLGAIIRSAAFFGIENLVLTEEDKQAAITTSVYRVAQGGMEFVNLFRVSSTAWFLRQCRGKITCIGTDLQAYHDISGMHRLLEKNEPCAVVLGNEERGISSETKKLCNHLVKIHGSGNIESLNVAQAATLFCSILKSKPE; this is translated from the coding sequence ATGGGTAAAAAATTTTTAAAGGAATTACCGGTATGCGGTTTTGAGGCCGTAAAAGCTTTGGGTAAATACCACCCTGAAAAAATTTCGCGTTTATTTTTTGCGGAAAACAGGGTAAAACAGTTCGGAGGGTTATGCAAGTATCTTGCGGAAAATAAAAAATTATACCGTATTGTTTCAGATGAAGAATTGGAAAAACTTTCGGAATCCGTTCACCATCAGGGAGTTACGGCGATGATTTTCGAGCCGATTATTCCGCGTCTTGAACATGCACAAATTGAAGACTGGCAAAAAGAAGGGGCTTCCGTTTTAGTTCTTGACGAGGTCGGGAATGCGAATAATCTGGGTGCAATTATAAGAAGCGCCGCTTTTTTCGGAATCGAAAACTTGGTTTTAACCGAAGAAGATAAACAGGCCGCAATTACAACTTCGGTTTATAGGGTTGCGCAAGGCGGAATGGAATTTGTAAACTTGTTTAGAGTTTCTTCCACGGCATGGTTTTTAAGGCAATGCCGCGGAAAAATCACCTGTATAGGTACGGATTTACAGGCGTATCACGATATAAGCGGTATGCATCGTCTTTTGGAAAAAAACGAACCCTGTGCGGTTGTTTTGGGCAACGAGGAGAGGGGAATAAGCAGCGAAACAAAAAAACTTTGCAACCATCTTGTAAAAATTCACGGAAGCGGAAACATTGAAAGTTTAAATGTAGCTCAAGCGGCAACCCTATTTTGCAGCATATTAAAATCAAAGCCGGAATAA
- a CDS encoding double-cubane-cluster-containing anaerobic reductase has translation MADNRKMWEDLGMNLQTHDMLCEVLPQAFGDVYLSQGNRPDGMDYFNMVVADIHGIRPAELVEFQKKGGKVVGSFCIHVPDEVVVAGGAIATGLCSGSQFWVPGGEKVLPTATCPLIKASLGARFDKTCPFFRLCDLFTGETACDGKKKAWEILAEDAPMYIMDIPQMKRPEDYTKWSNEIKNYIKRIEELTGNKITESSLKAAIVLLNNKRKALQRLNNFRKLENIPISGKDVLLIHQIAFYDDPARFTSMVNKLCDELDKRKTEDVSVFKKGTKRILLTGTPLSIPNWKVHHIIETSGGAVICEEMCTGIRYCEALVKETGNTMDELIDNLTERYLGHINCACFTPNKSRIEDIIRLAKEYKADGVIDLNLKFCSIYDSEGYFVERELQKAGIPCLGIETDYTDEDAEQLKTRIGAFIEMLA, from the coding sequence ATGGCTGACAACAGAAAAATGTGGGAAGACCTCGGAATGAATCTTCAAACGCACGACATGCTTTGCGAGGTATTGCCGCAAGCATTCGGTGATGTGTATCTATCGCAGGGCAACAGACCTGACGGTATGGATTATTTTAATATGGTAGTTGCCGATATTCACGGCATACGGCCTGCGGAATTGGTGGAATTTCAAAAAAAAGGAGGAAAGGTTGTAGGCTCTTTTTGTATCCACGTACCCGATGAAGTAGTAGTCGCCGGAGGAGCTATTGCAACGGGACTTTGTTCCGGGTCGCAGTTTTGGGTTCCCGGCGGAGAAAAGGTTTTGCCCACTGCAACGTGCCCCTTAATTAAAGCGTCTTTAGGTGCACGCTTTGACAAAACCTGCCCCTTCTTTAGACTCTGCGATTTATTCACCGGAGAAACCGCTTGCGACGGAAAGAAAAAGGCTTGGGAAATTTTAGCTGAAGATGCGCCGATGTATATTATGGATATTCCGCAAATGAAACGTCCTGAAGATTATACAAAGTGGTCAAACGAAATTAAAAACTATATTAAACGCATTGAAGAATTAACCGGAAACAAAATTACGGAAAGCTCATTAAAAGCGGCGATAGTCTTATTAAACAATAAGCGGAAAGCCCTGCAGCGGTTAAATAATTTTAGAAAACTTGAAAACATTCCTATTTCGGGAAAAGATGTGCTACTCATTCATCAAATTGCATTTTATGATGACCCTGCACGGTTTACTTCTATGGTAAATAAACTTTGCGATGAACTTGATAAGCGTAAAACAGAAGACGTGTCGGTTTTTAAAAAAGGAACAAAAAGAATTCTTTTGACGGGAACGCCGCTTTCAATTCCGAATTGGAAAGTTCATCATATAATAGAAACGTCAGGCGGAGCGGTAATTTGCGAAGAAATGTGTACCGGCATACGCTATTGTGAAGCTCTTGTAAAAGAAACGGGCAACACAATGGACGAGCTTATAGATAATTTAACCGAGCGTTATTTGGGGCATATAAATTGCGCTTGCTTTACACCCAATAAATCGCGCATAGAAGATATTATCCGTCTTGCAAAAGAATACAAGGCTGACGGGGTTATCGACCTTAATTTAAAGTTTTGCAGCATTTATGACAGCGAAGGTTATTTTGTCGAACGGGAATTGCAAAAAGCGGGTATTCCCTGTTTGGGAATTGAAACCGATTATACCGATGAAGATGCGGAACAATTAAAAACACGCATCGGAGCGTTTATCGAAATGCTGGCGTAA
- the rpmA gene encoding 50S ribosomal protein L27, with protein sequence MARKKGGSGAKNGRDSNPKYLGVKVYGGQAVSAGSILVRQRGTSIHPGENVGCGKDYTLFAKADGVVVYHERKGRKLASIEAR encoded by the coding sequence ATGGCACGTAAAAAGGGCGGCAGCGGTGCGAAAAACGGAAGAGATTCCAATCCTAAATATTTAGGTGTTAAAGTTTACGGCGGACAAGCTGTTTCCGCCGGTTCAATTTTAGTAAGGCAGAGAGGTACTTCGATTCACCCCGGTGAAAACGTAGGCTGCGGAAAAGATTATACCTTATTCGCAAAAGCCGACGGCGTTGTTGTCTATCACGAAAGAAAGGGAAGAAAACTTGCATCGATTGAAGCAAGATAA